In Oceanobacillus sp. FSL K6-2867, one DNA window encodes the following:
- a CDS encoding PadR family transcriptional regulator, with product MSTTQMMKGILDGCILAIIKNKEVYGYELAEKLGEYGFSNFSEGTIYPLLLRMQKEKLVTSILKKSTAGPKRKYYRLTENGDQALKDFIRRWESLQTNVNHVLAQETKNERKIKNDV from the coding sequence GTGTCAACAACCCAGATGATGAAGGGGATTTTAGATGGTTGTATACTTGCCATTATTAAGAATAAGGAAGTCTATGGCTATGAGCTAGCTGAAAAATTGGGAGAATATGGGTTCTCCAACTTTAGTGAAGGTACTATCTATCCCTTATTATTGCGAATGCAAAAAGAAAAATTAGTAACCTCGATATTAAAGAAATCCACAGCAGGACCAAAACGAAAATATTATCGACTCACAGAAAATGGTGATCAAGCGTTAAAAGATTTTATAAGAAGATGGGAGAGCTTACAGACAAACGTTAACCATGTTTTGGCACAAGAAACAAAAAATGAAAGGAAGATTAAAAACGATGTATGA
- a CDS encoding DnaJ family domain-containing protein: MDKKYNDLIGDILEAAGEKDNYDLKGAGKPLPKGYVERDVFQNFQQIAKDAGYLPYWLKLQKEIASMVHTAKTEKDIKKINNKIKEYNTVCPTTMQKLRVELEKLEDAKAIW, translated from the coding sequence TTGGATAAAAAGTATAATGATTTAATTGGTGATATACTCGAAGCAGCTGGTGAGAAAGATAATTATGACTTAAAGGGTGCGGGGAAGCCGTTGCCGAAGGGCTATGTGGAAAGAGATGTTTTTCAAAACTTCCAGCAAATTGCCAAAGATGCAGGATATTTGCCGTATTGGCTGAAGTTGCAAAAGGAAATTGCTAGCATGGTGCATACTGCTAAAACGGAAAAAGACATTAAGAAAATTAATAATAAAATCAAGGAATATAATACTGTTTGTCCAACAACAATGCAGAAGCTAAGGGTTGAGCTGGAAAAGCTTGAAGATGCAAAAGCAATTTGGTAA
- a CDS encoding AI-2E family transporter yields MVHKRWFQVMLFLIMLFLLIWLVSITHFIFFPVIRLIGAVALPIIGAGILFYLTKPLMHLFMRLKINKIFSIIFVYLTLILIATLFIIFIWPIAQNQFATMIDSIPQMVKLAEETIQWVQKNYEAIPEQAVSMINDFVADLPTHLEGIANNIPSFIGGILGQVVSIAMGIVLIPFFLFFMLKDGDKLIPFITQVFSKKKADNIRSLLIKMDNVLSSFIQGQLLVSFFVGVLLLIGYLIIGLEYALAFALFGMLTNVIPFLGPYLAVIPALIVGGFQDPMNLIWISLIMFIAQQIESSVISPNVMGQVLQLHPLTVITVILAAGSIAGFLGILFAVPFYALLRTIIMHFYNTYRDSKKHKEDALI; encoded by the coding sequence TTGGTTCATAAACGATGGTTTCAAGTAATGCTTTTTTTAATTATGCTTTTTCTCTTAATCTGGCTTGTTTCAATTACACATTTCATCTTTTTTCCAGTTATTAGATTAATTGGTGCTGTTGCACTGCCAATCATTGGTGCTGGAATTTTGTTCTACTTAACGAAGCCATTAATGCATTTGTTCATGCGTCTAAAAATAAATAAAATATTCTCGATTATATTTGTGTACTTAACACTTATCTTAATTGCAACGTTATTCATTATTTTCATTTGGCCGATTGCGCAGAATCAGTTCGCTACAATGATTGACAGCATACCACAAATGGTAAAACTTGCTGAAGAAACAATTCAGTGGGTACAGAAAAACTACGAAGCTATTCCAGAGCAGGCTGTTTCGATGATCAATGACTTCGTCGCTGACCTCCCAACACATCTGGAAGGGATTGCGAATAATATTCCAAGCTTTATTGGTGGCATCTTAGGGCAAGTTGTTTCGATTGCAATGGGAATTGTACTTATTCCGTTCTTCCTGTTCTTTATGCTGAAGGATGGGGATAAATTAATTCCATTTATCACGCAAGTATTCAGCAAAAAAAAAGCAGACAACATTCGCAGCCTGCTAATTAAGATGGACAATGTTCTATCTTCTTTCATCCAAGGGCAGCTGCTTGTTAGTTTCTTTGTTGGAGTCTTGCTGTTAATTGGCTATCTCATTATCGGATTGGAGTATGCTCTAGCGTTCGCCCTTTTCGGAATGCTTACCAATGTCATACCTTTTCTCGGTCCGTATTTAGCTGTAATCCCTGCATTAATTGTCGGGGGGTTTCAGGATCCAATGAATCTTATTTGGATTTCCTTAATTATGTTCATCGCCCAGCAAATTGAAAGTTCAGTTATTTCGCCGAATGTTATGGGTCAAGTATTGCAACTGCACCCGTTAACGGTGATAACAGTTATTCTTGCTGCCGGAAGCATTGCCGGATTCCTCGGTATTTTATTCGCCGTACCTTTCTATGCATTGCTTCGAACAATCATTATGCATTTTTATAATACGTATCGGGATTCTAAGAAACATAAGGAAGATGCATTGATATAA
- a CDS encoding DUF1801 domain-containing protein has translation MYEQKMKENDRDVIAFIEDIDNTKKREDAYKLLEIFTETTGYPAKMWGTTIIGFGSYHYKYASGHEGDAPLVGFSPRRAKHSLYFATGDERREELLSDFGKHTTGKACVYINKLADINEDVLKALIRQSVDFLQEKYPSETEEDA, from the coding sequence ATGTATGAGCAAAAAATGAAAGAAAATGATCGTGATGTTATTGCATTTATCGAGGATATTGACAATACAAAAAAGCGGGAAGATGCTTATAAACTGCTTGAAATCTTTACAGAAACAACTGGATATCCAGCTAAAATGTGGGGTACAACGATAATTGGATTTGGTTCTTATCATTATAAGTATGCATCAGGGCATGAAGGGGATGCGCCATTGGTGGGCTTCTCGCCACGAAGAGCAAAGCATAGCTTATATTTTGCAACCGGCGATGAGCGGAGGGAAGAATTGCTTTCAGATTTCGGTAAGCATACGACAGGGAAAGCGTGTGTCTATATCAATAAACTTGCTGATATTAATGAGGACGTTTTGAAAGCATTGATCCGTCAGTCTGTAGATTTTTTACAGGAAAAATATCCTAGTGAAACAGAGGAAGATGCCTAA
- a CDS encoding AAA family ATPase: protein MRLNQDNQYIKELQLYKNRIHSYDTFPFDLPVIKNLKKLSFHPNVTYIVGENGMGKSTLLEGIAIALGFNPEGGTKNFNFSSFDSHSNLDQFLRIAKGPYLPNDNFFFRAESFYNVASNIEEMDASSIGGSRIIDSFGGKSLHEQSHGESFFAAFTNRFRGRGLYILDEPEAALSPLRQLSMLARIHELVNQGSQFIISTHSPILMAYPDAVIIQLTEKGLEKQSLEDTEHYKVMKQFFDDKDRLLHHLFQ, encoded by the coding sequence ATGAGATTAAATCAAGATAATCAGTATATTAAAGAGCTTCAATTATATAAGAATCGCATTCATTCATATGATACATTCCCCTTTGATCTTCCCGTTATAAAAAATTTAAAAAAGTTGTCATTTCATCCGAATGTAACTTATATTGTGGGAGAAAATGGGATGGGAAAATCTACTTTGCTAGAAGGGATTGCAATTGCACTTGGCTTTAATCCAGAGGGAGGCACGAAGAATTTTAATTTTTCAAGCTTTGACTCACATTCGAATTTAGATCAGTTTTTAAGGATTGCTAAGGGACCCTATCTTCCCAATGACAACTTCTTTTTCAGGGCTGAATCGTTTTATAATGTTGCGAGCAATATTGAAGAAATGGACGCATCTTCTATTGGAGGTTCACGAATTATCGATTCATTTGGTGGAAAGTCGCTGCATGAACAATCACATGGTGAATCTTTCTTTGCTGCTTTTACCAACCGATTCCGTGGCAGGGGTTTATATATATTAGATGAACCAGAAGCAGCATTATCCCCATTAAGACAATTATCCATGCTGGCAAGAATCCATGAACTCGTAAATCAAGGATCACAATTTATCATATCTACACATTCTCCGATACTGATGGCTTATCCAGATGCAGTTATTATTCAGCTTACAGAGAAAGGCTTGGAAAAACAAAGTTTAGAAGATACAGAGCATTATAAAGTGATGAAGCAATTTTTTGATGATAAAGATAGACTGCTTCATCATTTGTTTCAATGA
- a CDS encoding class I SAM-dependent methyltransferase → MLKGILNYAHYLLEEAIQSGENVIDATCGNGNDTLFLSRLVGENGHVYAFDIQDQAIANTRKVLINHNCSNVSLIHDSHEKILDYFPRDNKKEIAGAIFNLGYLPRSDKTVITTPDSTVTAVDAILNRLKKDGLVVLVVYHGHEGGKEEKDGLLKYLLHLDQKQFNVLRYGFINQKNDPPFILAIHKKVGIQ, encoded by the coding sequence ATGTTAAAAGGAATTCTTAATTATGCTCATTATTTATTAGAAGAAGCGATTCAATCAGGTGAAAATGTAATTGACGCTACATGCGGTAATGGAAATGACACCTTATTCTTGAGCAGGCTCGTCGGAGAAAATGGTCATGTGTATGCTTTTGATATACAAGATCAAGCAATTGCAAACACGAGAAAAGTATTGATTAACCATAATTGCTCCAATGTATCATTAATTCACGATAGCCATGAAAAAATTCTCGATTATTTTCCACGGGATAACAAGAAAGAAATCGCCGGTGCTATTTTTAACCTTGGATATTTGCCTAGAAGTGATAAAACGGTCATTACAACTCCGGATTCAACGGTGACCGCTGTTGATGCTATTTTAAATCGTCTAAAAAAAGATGGGCTAGTCGTACTTGTTGTATACCACGGTCATGAAGGTGGAAAGGAAGAAAAAGATGGTCTATTAAAATACCTGCTTCATCTGGATCAAAAGCAGTTTAATGTCTTGCGCTACGGATTTATTAACCAGAAAAATGACCCTCCTTTTATACTTGCAATTCATAAAAAAGTGGGAATCCAATAG
- a CDS encoding amino acid ABC transporter permease has translation MQVIYDSLPYLFEGLKITLFIFIVAIIFGFLLGLILALFRLAPIKLLNWMAKIFIDAIRGTPILVQLFFFYYGLNSLEFISLDRTTAGIITVAINAGAYFAENIRAGIQSMDKGQTEAARSLGLTATQNMRHIILPQAFRRMLPTFTNQAIISLKDTSLLSIIGIADLTQQGNVVIASTFKAFEIWLAVGVMYFIMIYLLSLLSSYLERRFELR, from the coding sequence ATGCAAGTCATTTATGATTCGCTTCCCTATCTGTTCGAAGGGTTAAAAATAACACTATTTATATTTATTGTTGCTATTATTTTTGGTTTTCTCTTAGGATTAATTTTAGCATTATTTCGCCTGGCTCCAATCAAACTACTGAATTGGATGGCAAAAATTTTTATCGATGCTATTCGCGGAACACCGATACTTGTGCAATTATTTTTCTTCTATTATGGATTAAATTCACTAGAGTTCATATCTTTAGATCGTACTACTGCCGGTATTATTACCGTAGCAATTAACGCTGGAGCATATTTTGCAGAGAATATTCGTGCTGGGATTCAATCAATGGATAAAGGACAAACAGAGGCAGCGAGATCACTTGGTCTTACCGCAACACAAAACATGAGGCATATTATTCTGCCACAAGCATTTAGAAGAATGCTTCCAACATTTACGAACCAGGCAATTATCAGTTTAAAGGATACCTCCCTGCTTTCTATCATTGGTATTGCTGACTTAACCCAGCAAGGGAATGTTGTTATTGCCTCAACCTTTAAAGCATTTGAAATATGGCTAGCAGTTGGTGTCATGTATTTTATCATGATTTATCTATTATCCTTACTATCCAGTTACCTGGAAAGGAGATTTGAATTACGATGA
- a CDS encoding transporter substrate-binding domain-containing protein, with translation MKRIRFISLIIGFILFLSACGSSDDSQENENASNPNSTGDSEVYSVGIDVTYPPFEYQEGGEYKGIDIDLIHAIAEDQGFEIELEAMDFGGIIPAMQAGQLDIAIAGMSITEERKEIVDFSEPYFEAGITLVVGEKNDAISNVDDLKGHTVAVKNGTSGAKWAEDNKKEYGFDTIQVSDSTSMFQEVTNGTADALIEDYPVIAYAIATDDLQLKIVGDRLNGDNYGIAVLKGENDELLQKINDGLANLRESGKYDEIINTYIEE, from the coding sequence ATGAAAAGAATCAGATTTATCAGTTTAATAATTGGATTTATATTGTTCCTATCGGCTTGTGGTTCAAGTGATGACTCACAAGAAAATGAAAACGCTTCAAATCCTAATTCAACTGGAGATAGCGAGGTTTATTCTGTTGGTATTGATGTTACATATCCACCATTTGAATACCAGGAAGGTGGAGAATACAAAGGAATTGATATTGATTTAATTCATGCAATTGCTGAAGATCAAGGGTTTGAAATCGAGCTGGAGGCAATGGACTTCGGCGGAATCATACCTGCTATGCAAGCAGGGCAGCTGGATATCGCAATCGCTGGTATGAGTATCACGGAAGAAAGAAAAGAGATTGTTGATTTCTCCGAACCATATTTCGAAGCTGGAATAACATTGGTCGTAGGCGAGAAAAATGATGCGATTTCAAATGTTGATGACCTCAAAGGACATACCGTAGCTGTTAAAAATGGAACATCTGGTGCAAAATGGGCTGAGGATAATAAAAAAGAATATGGATTTGATACAATCCAAGTTTCAGACAGTACGTCCATGTTCCAGGAAGTAACAAATGGAACTGCTGATGCTCTAATTGAGGATTATCCAGTTATTGCATACGCAATTGCTACAGATGACCTTCAGTTGAAAATCGTTGGAGATAGGTTAAACGGTGATAACTATGGCATCGCTGTATTAAAAGGTGAAAATGACGAGCTGCTTCAAAAAATCAATGATGGTTTAGCTAATTTGAGAGAGAGCGGCAAATACGACGAAATTATCAACACGTACATTGAAGAATAA
- a CDS encoding GNAT family protein — protein MKVSDLTYETKRLIIRPYQKQDYLNWYTQFSRRLPSQSKYDEGYIAMSRFTKDWFIKWIQKFHEGAKKDEMYILGVFRKEDNANVGTVELSTILRTKYQWGMMGYFIHNQFWKKGYGKESVIAATQLFFKQLNYHRIELHINIDNEPSIRLAESAGFMYECTRNEFTYERGRWTDLLIYYRNNDTE, from the coding sequence GTGAAAGTGTCAGATTTAACATATGAAACAAAACGATTAATTATCCGACCGTACCAGAAGCAGGATTATTTAAATTGGTATACACAATTTAGTCGACGATTGCCATCTCAATCCAAATACGATGAAGGTTATATCGCCATGTCCCGTTTTACAAAGGATTGGTTTATTAAATGGATTCAAAAGTTTCATGAAGGGGCCAAAAAGGATGAAATGTATATTCTAGGCGTATTCCGAAAAGAAGATAACGCAAACGTTGGTACTGTCGAGTTATCGACAATATTGCGGACGAAATACCAATGGGGGATGATGGGATATTTTATACATAATCAGTTTTGGAAAAAAGGCTATGGTAAAGAAAGTGTTATCGCTGCCACGCAGTTATTTTTCAAGCAATTAAATTATCACCGTATCGAGCTGCATATCAATATAGATAATGAACCGTCAATTCGACTAGCTGAAAGTGCTGGGTTTATGTATGAATGTACGAGAAATGAATTCACCTATGAACGTGGCCGTTGGACAGATTTATTAATCTATTATCGGAATAACGACACAGAATAA
- the leuS gene encoding leucine--tRNA ligase — MSFNHQQIEKKWQKYWLENKTFKTETFSNKEKFYALDMFPYPSGAGLHVGHPEGYTATDILSRMKRMQGYEVMHPMGWDAFGLPAEQYAIDTGNSPAEFTAQNIATFKRQIQELGFSYDWDREIDTTDPNYYKWTQWIFTKLYDKGLAYIDEVAVNWCPALGTVLANEEVIDGKSERGGHPVIRKPMKQWMLKITAYADRLLEDLDDLDWPDSLKEMQRNWIGRSEGAEVTFAIDGYSEKFTVFTTRPDTLFGATYAVLAPEHPFIEKITTAEQKAAVDAYLNEVQMKSDLERTDLAKDKTGVFTGAYAINPVNNEKMPIWIADYVLMSYGTGAIMAVPAHDERDYEFATKFDLPIVEVVSGGDISKEAFTGDGEHINSGLLDGLGKDEAISKMIEWLVANGHGEKKVTYRLRDWLFARQRYWGEPIPIIHWENGKMTTVPEEELPLELPVMSEIKPSGTGESPLANNSDWVNIVDPKTGMKGRRETNTMPQWAGSCWYFLRYIDPNNTEQLADPAALEEWLPIDIYIGGAEHAVLHLLYARFWHKFLFDIGVVSTKEPFQKLFNQGMILGEGNEKMSKSKGNVVNPDDIVVSHGADTLRLYEMFMGPLDASVAWSTNGLDGSRRFLDRTWRLFMNEDNTLSEKIVDADNKDLDKVYHETVKKVTEDFENLHFNTGISQMMVFINEGYKADLIPKAYVEGFVKMLSPVAPHIAEELWEKLGHTETITYEEWPSFDASKLVEDEVEVVLQVMGKVRSKLSVPKDISKEDLEKAALADEALQKWIEGKTIRKVIVVPGKLVNVVAN; from the coding sequence ATGAGCTTTAACCATCAGCAAATTGAGAAAAAATGGCAAAAGTACTGGCTTGAAAATAAAACGTTTAAAACTGAGACCTTTTCTAATAAAGAGAAGTTCTATGCATTGGATATGTTTCCATATCCTTCAGGTGCTGGACTGCATGTAGGGCATCCAGAGGGTTACACGGCGACGGATATTTTGTCCAGAATGAAACGAATGCAAGGTTATGAAGTAATGCACCCGATGGGATGGGACGCATTTGGGCTGCCAGCAGAACAATATGCAATTGATACAGGGAACAGCCCAGCTGAATTTACAGCACAAAATATTGCGACATTCAAACGTCAAATTCAAGAACTTGGTTTTTCCTATGATTGGGATCGCGAAATCGATACAACTGATCCGAATTATTATAAATGGACGCAATGGATTTTCACGAAGCTTTATGATAAAGGGCTTGCCTATATTGATGAAGTTGCAGTGAACTGGTGCCCGGCATTAGGTACAGTTTTGGCAAACGAAGAAGTAATCGATGGAAAGAGTGAACGTGGGGGGCATCCGGTTATTCGCAAACCTATGAAGCAGTGGATGCTTAAAATTACTGCATATGCCGACCGCCTGCTGGAAGATCTAGACGATTTAGATTGGCCTGATAGCTTAAAGGAAATGCAACGTAACTGGATTGGTCGTTCGGAAGGTGCGGAAGTAACCTTTGCAATTGACGGTTATAGTGAAAAATTTACTGTGTTTACGACACGTCCAGATACATTATTTGGTGCAACTTATGCAGTACTTGCTCCAGAACATCCATTTATTGAAAAAATTACAACTGCAGAACAAAAAGCTGCTGTAGATGCTTATTTAAACGAAGTCCAAATGAAATCAGATTTGGAGCGTACCGATTTAGCAAAAGATAAAACTGGTGTGTTTACTGGTGCATATGCGATTAATCCAGTGAATAATGAAAAAATGCCAATCTGGATTGCGGATTATGTATTGATGTCTTATGGAACAGGTGCAATCATGGCTGTTCCAGCACATGATGAGCGCGACTATGAATTCGCAACAAAATTTGATTTGCCAATTGTGGAAGTTGTTTCAGGCGGAGATATTTCAAAAGAGGCATTTACTGGTGACGGGGAGCATATCAATTCAGGCCTCTTAGATGGTCTTGGAAAAGACGAAGCAATTTCAAAAATGATTGAATGGCTTGTTGCTAATGGACATGGTGAGAAAAAAGTAACATACCGTCTGCGTGATTGGTTATTTGCAAGACAACGCTATTGGGGGGAACCGATTCCGATTATCCATTGGGAAAATGGAAAGATGACAACTGTTCCAGAAGAGGAGCTTCCATTGGAATTACCGGTAATGTCAGAAATAAAGCCATCAGGTACGGGAGAGTCTCCGCTTGCTAATAACAGTGACTGGGTAAATATTGTTGACCCGAAAACTGGGATGAAAGGGCGTCGAGAAACTAATACAATGCCACAATGGGCAGGCAGCTGCTGGTATTTCCTGCGTTACATTGATCCAAACAACACAGAACAGTTAGCAGATCCAGCTGCATTAGAAGAATGGCTGCCAATTGATATTTATATCGGTGGAGCAGAGCATGCCGTATTACATTTACTGTATGCACGCTTCTGGCATAAATTCTTATTTGATATCGGAGTTGTTTCAACAAAAGAGCCATTCCAAAAGCTATTTAATCAGGGAATGATTCTTGGTGAGGGCAACGAGAAAATGAGTAAATCCAAAGGAAATGTTGTAAATCCGGACGATATTGTTGTATCTCATGGTGCGGACACATTGCGTCTTTATGAAATGTTCATGGGACCATTGGATGCATCTGTCGCATGGTCAACAAATGGATTAGATGGTTCAAGAAGATTCCTTGATCGTACATGGAGATTATTCATGAACGAGGATAATACATTGTCTGAAAAAATTGTTGACGCAGACAATAAGGATTTAGATAAGGTGTACCATGAAACGGTGAAAAAGGTAACGGAGGACTTTGAAAATCTTCATTTCAATACAGGAATATCACAAATGATGGTATTTATTAATGAAGGCTATAAAGCAGATCTAATTCCAAAAGCGTATGTGGAAGGATTTGTGAAGATGCTTTCTCCAGTTGCACCGCATATTGCTGAAGAACTTTGGGAAAAACTTGGCCACACAGAGACTATTACTTACGAAGAATGGCCGTCCTTTGATGCATCAAAATTGGTGGAAGATGAAGTAGAAGTTGTTCTTCAAGTGATGGGGAAAGTTCGTTCGAAACTTAGTGTGCCGAAAGACATTTCGAAAGAAGACCTGGAAAAAGCGGCGTTAGCAGATGAAGCATTGCAAAAATGGATTGAAGGAAAAACAATCCGGAAAGTAATTGTCGTTCCAGGGAAATTAGTAAACGTTGTAGCGAATTAA
- a CDS encoding amino acid ABC transporter ATP-binding protein, with protein MIEVKNLKKNYDRLEVLQDISVNIKEKQVVCIIGASGSGKSTFLRCMNRLEDITSGQVIIDGKNITDKTTNINKIRQEVGMVFQHFNLFPHKTVMQNIILAPMKTKGVSKEEAVKKGEELLAKVGLSDKADSYPGSLSGGQKQRAAIARALAMNPKVMLFDEPTSALDPEMVGDVLEVMKELAHEGMTMVVVTHEMGFAREVADRVLFIDKGIIVEENAPAELFGNPQHERTQSFLSKVL; from the coding sequence ATGATTGAAGTGAAAAATTTAAAAAAGAATTACGACAGGTTAGAAGTTTTACAGGATATTTCTGTAAATATTAAAGAAAAACAAGTTGTGTGTATTATTGGCGCATCTGGTTCAGGTAAAAGTACATTTTTACGCTGTATGAATCGTCTGGAGGATATCACTTCTGGTCAAGTTATCATTGATGGAAAAAATATCACAGATAAAACTACCAACATTAATAAGATTAGGCAAGAAGTCGGTATGGTGTTTCAGCATTTTAACCTTTTCCCACATAAAACTGTTATGCAAAATATCATCCTCGCACCAATGAAAACCAAAGGGGTTTCTAAAGAGGAGGCCGTTAAAAAAGGAGAAGAGCTTCTTGCTAAAGTAGGACTAAGTGATAAGGCGGACAGCTACCCAGGCTCATTGTCCGGGGGGCAGAAGCAGCGTGCAGCAATCGCCCGTGCACTTGCGATGAATCCCAAAGTCATGTTATTCGATGAACCGACCTCTGCCCTTGATCCTGAAATGGTCGGTGATGTTCTTGAAGTAATGAAAGAGCTTGCCCATGAAGGGATGACAATGGTAGTCGTCACGCATGAAATGGGCTTTGCCCGAGAAGTTGCTGATCGTGTTCTTTTTATCGATAAAGGAATTATCGTTGAAGAAAACGCACCTGCTGAGCTCTTTGGAAATCCTCAGCACGAACGAACTCAATCCTTTTTAAGTAAAGTGCTGTAA
- a CDS encoding DUF1129 family protein translates to MYENITLSKKSKQFLENLRVYLFSTGKKEKEIDEIVEELEDHLMQAEQNGKSIEHIIGQSPKYYMELLASEMPIDVKAWMKYIPMILFGAFSFTIVQDLFEGTLAYSLLEIFGFLIISVLFLASISLAFRYIAGKNLSSRKQFVILYPVALLPLALFFGLIFLNKQVTTPLINFGLIGTIIIGIVTVIFIIGISIWSKTWVLPIVLAFVTLPDYLLGFTSLTESTRLITGTCFTFGGIMIYFWVSSKVAKD, encoded by the coding sequence ATGTATGAAAACATAACACTATCGAAAAAAAGCAAGCAATTTCTAGAGAATCTTCGAGTCTATCTATTTTCAACCGGGAAAAAGGAAAAAGAAATTGATGAAATCGTCGAAGAATTAGAGGATCATTTAATGCAAGCAGAGCAAAACGGGAAATCAATTGAACATATAATTGGCCAGTCGCCAAAATATTACATGGAGCTACTTGCCAGTGAAATGCCAATCGATGTTAAAGCCTGGATGAAATATATTCCAATGATTTTATTTGGTGCTTTTTCTTTCACCATTGTTCAAGATTTATTTGAAGGAACGCTTGCTTATTCATTACTAGAAATTTTCGGCTTCCTTATCATCTCCGTATTATTTTTAGCAAGCATATCCCTTGCATTTCGATATATCGCCGGAAAAAACCTATCTTCCAGAAAGCAATTTGTGATTCTTTATCCGGTTGCACTGCTGCCGCTTGCTCTCTTTTTCGGTCTAATCTTTCTTAATAAACAAGTCACGACGCCATTAATTAACTTTGGCCTTATCGGAACGATTATCATTGGTATCGTCACAGTGATTTTCATCATCGGTATTTCCATTTGGTCCAAAACATGGGTTCTTCCGATTGTATTAGCATTTGTAACGTTACCAGATTACCTGCTCGGTTTTACATCGCTGACAGAATCCACTCGATTAATTACAGGTACATGTTTTACATTTGGTGGTATTATGATTTACTTCTGGGTCTCAAGTAAAGTAGCAAAAGACTAG
- a CDS encoding tetraprenyl-beta-curcumene synthase family protein produces MTKVPRNAISLLRIVFKRIFPMVDEEMDYWKRRAEQIPNDELRTQALASMQDKRFHCQGGSVYALLAGEKGKEAVRFIVAYQTISDYLDNLCDRSTSLDPKDFRMLHEAMKDALTPVNPMKNYYELRDDQADGGYLRELVQTCQETLKSVEALELIHGQLLRLQGLYADLQVHKHVQVKERIPRLTTWFEKNKDTYENLTWYEFSAASGSTLGIFCLVSYGLGGKVNPTAAQTVYDGYFPYMQGLHILLDYYIDQLEDDNEGDLNFCSYYENWNKMKERFLYFIEKTKTDVSGLPDRKFHEMIHQGLLGLYLGDKKIKSIPYGEEMRKSLLHAGGITAKMFNWNIRVYYKTEGKRGKMEDV; encoded by the coding sequence TTGACAAAAGTACCAAGAAATGCGATTTCATTATTACGAATCGTGTTTAAACGAATCTTTCCAATGGTAGATGAAGAAATGGATTACTGGAAGCGCAGAGCAGAGCAGATACCGAATGATGAGTTGCGCACACAAGCACTTGCCAGCATGCAAGATAAACGATTTCACTGTCAAGGCGGGAGTGTCTATGCACTGCTTGCCGGGGAAAAAGGGAAAGAAGCAGTTCGCTTTATTGTGGCTTATCAAACGATCAGTGATTATTTGGATAATCTGTGTGACCGAAGCACTTCACTCGATCCAAAGGATTTCCGTATGCTGCATGAAGCAATGAAGGATGCTTTAACACCTGTGAATCCGATGAAAAATTATTATGAGCTGCGTGATGATCAAGCAGATGGGGGCTATCTAAGAGAATTAGTTCAAACATGTCAAGAAACTTTAAAGAGTGTTGAAGCGTTAGAACTAATTCACGGTCAGCTTCTAAGGCTGCAAGGATTATACGCAGATTTACAAGTTCATAAGCATGTGCAGGTAAAGGAAAGAATTCCACGATTAACGACATGGTTTGAAAAAAATAAAGATACGTATGAAAATCTCACATGGTATGAATTTTCCGCGGCAAGCGGCTCAACCTTAGGAATTTTTTGCCTTGTATCTTACGGACTTGGCGGAAAAGTGAATCCGACTGCAGCACAAACTGTTTATGATGGTTATTTTCCTTACATGCAGGGGTTACATATATTGCTTGATTATTATATCGACCAACTAGAGGATGATAACGAAGGAGATCTTAACTTTTGCAGTTATTATGAGAACTGGAATAAAATGAAAGAACGATTCCTTTATTTTATTGAAAAGACAAAAACAGATGTAAGCGGCTTGCCAGACCGAAAGTTTCATGAAATGATCCATCAAGGTTTACTTGGCTTATATTTAGGTGATAAAAAAATTAAATCAATTCCATATGGCGAAGAAATGAGAAAGTCATTGCTGCATGCTGGTGGAATTACTGCCAAAATGTTTAATTGGAATATAAGAGTGTATTATAAAACCGAGGGAAAGAGAGGGAAAATGGAAGATGTATGA